One Thiocapsa bogorovii DNA segment encodes these proteins:
- the glgA gene encoding glycogen synthase GlgA, with the protein MEPSPFLSPDITAPERPLHILVASSEAHPLIKTGGLADVAASLPAALRDLGHDARLILPAYPRAARRLRDTKILCELKIPASRTHVRILEGKHPDHDLPIYLVDAPEHFCREGNPYTDLSGRDWGDNAERFLLFCRAIALVACGLPAIGWRPDVLHGNDWQTGLAPALLRDLPGHPANVFTIHNLAYQGLFDRATFDRLGLPPALWSVSGLEFHQRMSFIKGGIIFSDRVNTVSPSYAAEVRTARFGCGLDGLLRQIGTRFSGILNGVDYRVWDPLTDPFILQCYDPETFGLKAENKLDIQREVGLPRNEEAFVLGYIGRLVEQKGVDLILAMLPRLLEDPRIQVVFQGTGERSTEQALLAIAALYPRQVGGFVEYEEARAHRIEAGSDAFLMPSRFEPCGLNQIYSLRYGTPPIAHRTGGLADTVVHTSPETLADGTATGFLFEEPRAEALLDAVRQALQLYRDNPQAWQKLATTGMQQDFSWEASARSYVRLYAEAIADRAIAQETEQASAASG; encoded by the coding sequence ATGGAGCCATCGCCTTTTCTATCCCCGGACATTACCGCGCCGGAGCGGCCGCTGCATATCCTCGTGGCGAGCAGCGAGGCTCATCCGCTGATCAAGACCGGCGGGCTCGCCGATGTCGCGGCCAGTCTACCCGCTGCGTTGCGCGATCTGGGCCACGACGCGCGGCTCATCCTGCCGGCCTATCCACGCGCGGCCCGCCGGTTGCGCGATACCAAGATCCTTTGCGAGCTGAAGATCCCGGCGAGCCGCACCCACGTGCGCATTCTCGAAGGCAAGCATCCAGATCACGACTTGCCGATCTATTTAGTCGACGCACCCGAGCACTTCTGTCGCGAAGGCAATCCCTACACCGACCTCAGCGGACGTGACTGGGGCGACAACGCCGAGCGCTTCCTGCTCTTCTGCCGGGCCATTGCCTTGGTCGCTTGCGGTCTTCCGGCGATCGGCTGGCGTCCGGACGTGCTGCACGGCAACGACTGGCAAACCGGACTGGCCCCTGCCCTGCTCCGAGATCTGCCGGGCCATCCGGCAAACGTCTTCACGATCCACAATCTCGCCTACCAAGGTCTGTTCGATCGCGCGACCTTCGATCGGCTCGGCCTACCGCCCGCGCTGTGGAGCGTCTCGGGGCTGGAGTTCCATCAGAGGATGTCCTTCATCAAGGGGGGGATCATCTTCTCCGATCGGGTCAACACCGTCAGCCCATCCTATGCCGCGGAGGTGCGCACGGCACGTTTCGGATGCGGGCTCGACGGGCTCTTGCGGCAGATCGGCACGCGTTTCAGCGGCATCCTCAACGGGGTCGATTACCGGGTCTGGGATCCCCTCACGGATCCCTTCATTCTCCAATGCTATGACCCGGAGACGTTCGGACTCAAGGCGGAGAATAAGCTCGACATCCAACGCGAGGTCGGGCTTCCGCGCAACGAGGAAGCCTTCGTGCTGGGTTATATCGGCCGCTTGGTCGAGCAGAAGGGTGTGGACCTGATCCTCGCCATGCTCCCGCGCCTTCTCGAGGACCCGCGCATCCAGGTCGTGTTCCAAGGCACCGGAGAACGCAGCACGGAGCAGGCACTTCTCGCCATTGCTGCCTTGTATCCGCGCCAGGTCGGGGGCTTCGTCGAGTACGAGGAGGCACGTGCGCATCGCATCGAGGCGGGCTCGGACGCCTTCTTGATGCCCTCGCGCTTCGAGCCCTGCGGGCTGAACCAGATCTACAGCCTGCGGTACGGCACGCCGCCCATCGCCCACCGCACCGGCGGACTGGCCGACACCGTGGTGCATACCTCCCCGGAAACGCTCGCCGACGGCACCGCAACCGGTTTTTTGTTCGAGGAGCCACGCGCCGAGGCCCTTCTCGACGCCGTGCGACAGGCCCTGCAACTGTATCGCGACAACCCGCAGGCATGGCAAAAGCTCGCGACGACTGGAATGCAGCAGGACTTCAGTTGGGAGGCGAGCGCACGCAGCTATGTGCGGCTTTATGCCGAGGCGATCGCCGATCGGGCGATCGCGCAGGAGACGGAGCAGGCGAGCGCAGCGTCTGGGTAA
- the panD gene encoding aspartate 1-decarboxylase: MHLTLLKCKLHRACVTHAEVDYEGSCAIDEELLTLAGIREYEQIQIYNVTNGERFTTYAIRAEPGSRVISVNGAAAHKAAPGDRVIICAYAEMTEAEADAHRPALVYLNEHNRVTRTGDFIPAQVA; the protein is encoded by the coding sequence ATGCATCTGACCTTGTTGAAGTGCAAACTGCATCGGGCTTGCGTGACCCACGCGGAGGTCGACTACGAGGGCTCCTGTGCCATCGACGAGGAGCTACTGACGCTCGCCGGCATTCGCGAATACGAACAGATTCAGATCTACAACGTCACCAACGGCGAGCGGTTCACAACCTACGCCATCCGTGCCGAGCCCGGCTCGCGTGTGATCTCGGTCAATGGGGCTGCAGCGCACAAAGCCGCACCTGGCGATCGCGTGATCATCTGCGCCTACGCCGAGATGACGGAGGCCGAGGCCGATGCCCACCGCCCGGCGCTCGTCTATCTCAACGAGCACAACCGCGTGACCCGCACCGGAGATTTCATCCCGGCTCAGGTGGCCTGA
- the panC gene encoding pantoate--beta-alanine ligase has translation MNTIETVEDLRSQVRAWRAAGERVAFVPTMGNLHAGHMSLIAEARTHAPRVVASIFVNPMQFGPAEDLDAYPRTLAHDRERLEAAGCDLLFAPGVATVYPRGSEAQTRVEVPGLSDILCGESRPGHFRGVATVVCKLFNMVQPDVALFGEKDFQQLLVIRRMVEDLAMPVEIVGVPTVRESDGLAMSSRNGYLSSSDRARAPALRRILEAARQSLLAGSGAAAVEREAEDALRKAGLAPDYVQVRAAEDLRPATEADRDLVILAAAYLGRARLIDNLAVQMDANAAPQQTLR, from the coding sequence ATGAACACGATCGAAACCGTGGAAGACTTGCGATCGCAGGTGCGTGCTTGGCGTGCCGCCGGCGAGCGTGTGGCCTTTGTCCCGACGATGGGGAATCTGCACGCCGGGCATATGAGCTTGATTGCGGAGGCACGCACGCACGCGCCGCGGGTGGTCGCGAGCATCTTCGTCAACCCGATGCAGTTTGGCCCCGCCGAGGATCTGGATGCCTATCCGCGGACCTTGGCGCATGATCGGGAGCGACTCGAGGCGGCGGGTTGCGACCTCTTGTTCGCCCCCGGTGTCGCGACCGTCTACCCGCGCGGCAGCGAGGCGCAGACGCGCGTGGAGGTGCCGGGGCTCTCCGATATCCTCTGCGGCGAGAGCCGTCCCGGACATTTTCGCGGGGTGGCGACGGTGGTCTGCAAGTTATTCAACATGGTGCAGCCGGATGTCGCGCTGTTCGGCGAGAAGGATTTCCAGCAGCTGTTGGTGATCCGGCGGATGGTCGAAGACCTGGCCATGCCGGTGGAGATCGTCGGAGTGCCGACGGTGCGCGAGTCCGACGGGCTCGCCATGAGCTCTCGGAATGGCTACCTTTCGTCTTCGGATCGGGCACGCGCCCCGGCATTGCGGCGGATATTGGAGGCGGCTCGGCAATCCTTGCTGGCCGGCAGCGGTGCCGCGGCGGTCGAGCGAGAGGCCGAGGACGCTTTGCGCAAGGCCGGTTTGGCCCCAGACTATGTCCAGGTGCGTGCGGCGGAGGACCTGCGACCGGCCACGGAGGCCGACCGAGATCTTGTGATTCTCGCGGCCGCCTATCTTGGTCGGGCACGTTTGATCGACAATCTCGCGGTGCAGATGGATGCGAATGCTGCGCCGCAACAAACGCTGCGGTAA
- the panB gene encoding 3-methyl-2-oxobutanoate hydroxymethyltransferase: MSLAPITVATLAGMKAKGEPIACLTCYDASFARLLDSVGVDLMLVGDSLGMVLQGHRTTVPVTIEQMVYHAACVSRGRERALLVVDLPFLASATPERAIDAAGCLMQEGGAEVVKLEGGAPMLDTVRRLTEQGVPVCAHLGLLPQSVHRIGGYRFQGRDHASAEAIRHDAVAMQEAGASLLVLECVPAALASEIALMLSIPVIGIGAGAGCDGQVLVLHDMLGLNPGRPPSFSRNFMTGQVSIGDAVDAYVRAVKSREFPGRDEIPY, from the coding sequence ATGTCCCTCGCGCCGATTACGGTCGCCACGCTCGCCGGAATGAAGGCGAAGGGCGAGCCCATCGCTTGTCTCACCTGCTACGATGCCAGCTTCGCGCGCCTGCTCGACAGTGTAGGCGTCGATCTGATGCTGGTGGGGGATTCTCTCGGGATGGTGCTCCAGGGGCACCGCACGACCGTGCCGGTCACGATCGAGCAAATGGTTTATCACGCGGCCTGCGTCTCGCGCGGACGGGAGCGGGCACTTCTTGTCGTGGATTTGCCTTTTCTCGCCAGCGCGACGCCGGAGCGCGCAATCGACGCCGCCGGGTGCTTGATGCAGGAGGGCGGGGCGGAGGTCGTGAAGCTCGAGGGCGGTGCGCCGATGCTGGACACGGTGCGGCGGCTCACGGAGCAGGGCGTGCCCGTCTGCGCCCATTTGGGGCTTCTGCCTCAGTCGGTGCACCGCATCGGAGGTTATCGTTTTCAGGGTCGAGACCATGCCTCCGCCGAGGCGATTCGGCACGATGCCGTCGCCATGCAGGAGGCCGGCGCGAGCCTCTTGGTCTTGGAATGCGTGCCTGCTGCATTGGCCTCGGAGATCGCCTTGATGCTGAGCATTCCCGTTATCGGAATCGGCGCCGGGGCCGGATGCGATGGCCAGGTGCTCGTGCTGCACGACATGCTCGGGCTCAATCCAGGGCGTCCGCCGAGCTTCAGCAGAAATTTCATGACCGGTCAGGTTTCGATCGGGGATGCTGTCGATGCTTATGTCCGAGCGGTCAAATCGCGTGAGTTCCCCGGTCGCGACGAGATACCGTACTGA
- the pcnB gene encoding polynucleotide adenylyltransferase PcnB — protein MQEPFQNTSPEAIAASPLIVPRPEHGISRANISENALKVLYRLKQENFQAHLVGGGVRDLLLGHEPKDFDVATDATPEQVRQVFRNCRLIGRRFRLAHVHFGREIIEVATFRGTTVASEGDDNDRQMENGRILRDNTYGTIAEDALRRDFTVNALYYNIADFSLIDYADGLDDIKAGRLRLIGDPEQRYREDPVRMLRAVRFACKLGFTIEQQTETPLFKLAHLLADIAPARLFDELIKLFHSGYGLGVFEKLRQYGLFGELFPATEDCLAREDQGFPLTFVSRGLANTDKRLHEGKSVTPAFLFGVLLWEPVRRRFEEFLAEGEAANEAMFLAASEVCTQQQSLVAIPKRFSLPMREIWSMQPRLEQRDGKRPQRLVTHPRFRAAYDFLVLRAEAGEADPELAAWWTRFQEASGQERASMTEGSAKRRRRRSRRRKSDGGAASGATSGVESGG, from the coding sequence ATGCAGGAACCTTTCCAAAACACGAGCCCGGAGGCGATCGCGGCGAGTCCTTTGATCGTGCCTCGGCCCGAGCACGGGATCTCGCGCGCGAACATCAGCGAGAACGCCCTCAAGGTGCTCTACCGTTTGAAACAAGAGAATTTTCAAGCCCATCTGGTCGGCGGCGGCGTGCGGGACCTTCTGCTCGGCCACGAGCCGAAGGATTTCGACGTGGCGACCGATGCGACCCCGGAGCAGGTCCGACAGGTGTTTCGCAACTGTCGTCTGATCGGGCGGCGCTTTCGGTTGGCACATGTCCATTTCGGGCGCGAGATCATCGAGGTCGCGACCTTTCGCGGCACGACCGTTGCGTCGGAGGGCGACGACAACGATCGGCAGATGGAGAACGGCCGGATCCTTCGGGACAACACCTACGGCACCATCGCCGAGGACGCCTTGCGCCGGGATTTCACGGTCAATGCGCTCTACTACAACATTGCCGACTTTTCGCTGATCGATTACGCCGACGGGCTCGATGACATCAAGGCCGGACGGCTGCGTTTGATCGGGGACCCGGAGCAGCGTTACCGCGAGGATCCCGTGAGGATGCTCCGTGCGGTCCGGTTCGCCTGCAAGCTGGGCTTCACGATCGAGCAGCAGACCGAGACGCCGCTGTTCAAGCTCGCACACCTGCTCGCAGACATCGCACCGGCGCGACTCTTCGATGAGCTGATCAAGCTCTTTCATTCGGGTTACGGCCTCGGCGTCTTCGAGAAGCTGCGGCAGTACGGGCTCTTCGGGGAGCTCTTCCCGGCGACGGAGGACTGCTTGGCCCGGGAAGATCAAGGCTTCCCGCTCACCTTTGTCAGTCGCGGTTTGGCCAATACCGACAAGCGACTGCATGAGGGCAAATCCGTGACGCCGGCCTTCCTGTTCGGCGTGCTCCTCTGGGAGCCGGTTCGTCGGCGTTTCGAGGAGTTTCTGGCCGAAGGCGAGGCGGCCAACGAGGCGATGTTCCTGGCGGCGAGCGAGGTTTGCACGCAGCAGCAATCGCTCGTGGCGATTCCCAAGCGGTTTTCGCTGCCGATGCGCGAAATCTGGTCGATGCAGCCTCGCCTCGAGCAGCGTGACGGCAAACGTCCGCAACGCTTGGTGACGCATCCGCGGTTCCGAGCCGCGTACGACTTCCTTGTCCTGCGTGCGGAGGCGGGCGAGGCGGATCCGGAGCTGGCGGCGTGGTGGACACGCTTTCAGGAGGCGAGCGGACAGGAGCGCGCCTCGATGACTGAAGGCAGCGCCAAACGGCGGAGGCGTCGTTCGCGGCGCCGCAAATCGGACGGGGGCGCCGCTTCGGGGGCGACGAGTGGTGTGGAGAGCGGCGGCTGA
- the ffh gene encoding signal recognition particle protein, with product MFETLQDRFGDVLNNLRGQGRLTEENIKDTVRQVRMALLEADVALPVVRQFVDEVREKALGETVTRSLTPGQVMIKIVNDELVKLMGQANEQLDLTAQPPAVVLMAGLQGSGKTTSVAKLARWLQEKQGKSVMVVSCDVYRPAAIEQLKTVATEVGAEFYPSTPDQNPIDIAKRALDAARKHFKDVLIVDTAGRLHVDSAMMDEIKAVHAALKPIETLFVVDAMTGQDAANTAKAFDEALPLTGVVLTKTDGDARGGAALSIRQITGKPIKFLGTGEKTTALEPFFPDRVASRILGMGDVVSLVEEVQAKVDKDKAEKLVKKLKKGKEFDLVDFKEQLDQMASMGGMMGLLDKLPGMGQIPDHVKNKASDKEMGKLIAIINSMTPQERRFPAVIKGSRKRRIAAGSGTEVQDVNRLLKQFAQMQKMFKKMKGGGMAKMMRSMQGRMPGGFPPGGGFPPGGMPPGGFPM from the coding sequence ATGTTTGAGACTCTCCAGGATCGTTTCGGCGATGTCCTGAACAATTTGCGCGGTCAGGGTCGTCTGACCGAAGAGAACATCAAGGACACCGTTCGCCAGGTGCGCATGGCGCTTCTCGAGGCCGACGTTGCCCTCCCGGTGGTGCGGCAGTTCGTCGACGAGGTGCGCGAAAAGGCGCTCGGCGAGACCGTGACCCGGAGTCTGACCCCCGGCCAGGTCATGATCAAGATCGTCAACGACGAGCTGGTCAAGCTGATGGGGCAGGCCAACGAGCAGTTGGATCTGACCGCCCAACCGCCGGCTGTCGTGCTGATGGCGGGCCTGCAGGGTTCGGGCAAGACAACGAGTGTCGCCAAGCTTGCGCGATGGCTGCAGGAGAAGCAGGGCAAGTCGGTGATGGTCGTGAGCTGCGACGTCTACCGGCCGGCCGCCATCGAGCAGTTGAAAACGGTCGCAACCGAGGTCGGGGCCGAGTTCTACCCGAGCACCCCGGATCAGAACCCGATCGATATCGCCAAGCGCGCACTCGATGCGGCGCGCAAGCATTTCAAGGATGTGCTGATCGTCGACACCGCCGGCCGGCTGCATGTCGACTCGGCCATGATGGACGAGATCAAGGCGGTTCATGCCGCGTTGAAGCCGATCGAGACCCTCTTCGTCGTGGATGCCATGACGGGTCAGGATGCAGCCAATACGGCAAAGGCGTTCGACGAAGCACTGCCGCTGACCGGCGTGGTGCTGACGAAGACCGACGGCGATGCCCGCGGCGGCGCGGCGCTGTCGATCCGACAGATCACCGGCAAGCCGATCAAATTCCTCGGCACCGGCGAGAAGACCACTGCGCTCGAGCCCTTCTTTCCGGATCGGGTTGCCTCGCGCATCCTCGGGATGGGGGACGTGGTCTCGTTGGTCGAGGAGGTCCAGGCGAAGGTCGACAAGGACAAGGCCGAGAAGCTGGTCAAGAAGCTCAAGAAGGGTAAGGAGTTCGATCTCGTCGACTTCAAGGAGCAGCTCGACCAGATGGCGAGCATGGGGGGCATGATGGGCCTTCTGGACAAGCTCCCGGGGATGGGGCAGATCCCGGACCACGTCAAGAACAAGGCCAGCGACAAGGAGATGGGCAAGCTGATTGCCATCATCAACTCCATGACACCTCAGGAGCGCCGTTTTCCTGCCGTCATCAAGGGGTCGCGAAAGCGTCGCATTGCCGCTGGATCCGGCACCGAGGTGCAGGACGTGAACCGCCTGCTCAAGCAGTTCGCTCAGATGCAGAAGATGTTCAAGAAGATGAAGGGCGGCGGCATGGCCAAGATGATGCGTTCGATGCAGGGGCGCATGCCTGGAGGCTTTCCGCCGGGCGGGGGCTTCCCACCGGGGGGCATGCCGCCGGGCGGCTTCCCGATGTAG